One segment of Paenibacillus rhizovicinus DNA contains the following:
- a CDS encoding helix-turn-helix domain-containing protein has protein sequence MNGMQPWLQLIEKASLQILQHDLHRRSELQQRNRVLPFYVVSFIKEGSCRMRLGGRDYHAKQGDVLFVPPDALHDHVKDTSEETVFMWWHFTLNIADCMDALQLFHFPPVFRLPDPERFEEVFLEYRRCAEQPASLADSLMKGAKALELIAILIDAALRQPDVRLKAVYADSFTTMLNELLENPETRVDLAELGERYHMHPTYISNQFKKIFGITPMQLQLQLRLQKAKQLLETEKRPISEVAKLTGYEDTDDFSRFFKSKTGISPLKYRNEGKQWTGL, from the coding sequence ATGAACGGCATGCAACCTTGGCTGCAACTGATCGAGAAAGCTTCGCTTCAAATTTTGCAGCATGATCTTCACAGACGTTCGGAGCTGCAGCAGCGGAACCGCGTGCTTCCTTTTTACGTCGTGTCATTTATAAAAGAAGGATCCTGCCGGATGCGGCTTGGCGGACGCGATTATCACGCGAAGCAGGGCGACGTCCTCTTCGTTCCGCCGGATGCGCTGCATGATCACGTGAAGGATACGTCCGAAGAGACGGTTTTTATGTGGTGGCATTTTACGCTCAATATCGCGGACTGCATGGACGCGCTGCAGCTGTTTCATTTTCCGCCGGTCTTCCGGCTTCCCGATCCGGAACGCTTCGAGGAGGTCTTCTTGGAATACCGCCGCTGCGCGGAGCAGCCGGCTTCGCTCGCCGACAGCCTTATGAAGGGGGCCAAAGCGCTTGAACTTATCGCGATTCTCATCGATGCGGCGCTGCGGCAGCCGGACGTCCGGCTGAAGGCGGTGTACGCAGATTCGTTCACGACCATGCTGAACGAGCTGCTGGAAAATCCGGAAACCCGCGTCGATTTGGCCGAATTGGGAGAGCGCTACCATATGCATCCGACGTACATTTCCAACCAGTTCAAAAAGATATTCGGCATTACGCCGATGCAGCTTCAGCTCCAACTTCGGCTGCAGAAAGCCAAGCAGCTGCTGGAAACGGAGAAACGGCCGATCAGCGAAGTGGCCAAGCTGACCGGTTATGAGGACACGGACGATTTCTCCCGCTTTTTCAAAAGCAAAACCGGCATTTCACCGCTGAAGTACCGTAATGAGGGCAAGCAATGGACGGGGCTATAA
- a CDS encoding Sip1-related alpha-galactosidase, with amino-acid sequence MNDFHDKNGFGLLNPIALSVTLDNGKRPSFQAGGWSDGPSGTDALGDYRTRTLAFRGEEESDSITLELKCYASTVLAYVSVQLKQDVFGVTHALAPEAGLRFSVSDPVGAEGILAHYNHYKWWTRPYIAEGTSALPAQTQTLLWRAGGRYTQLFPACSDVCKTTLQGNGDGFDIVVSPLVRGFRSGRQLLYVLSESDASYIAAEQAAAAMLHAMDKPVRTRESKSYPEAFDYLGWCTWDAFYHEVSEHGIEAKAAELQEKDVPVRWVMIDDGWSPVREDKTLSSLGANAEKFPNGLLATVRSLKNHYGVKWVGVWHAFTGYWHGIEPGSELASDMRDVLFADHAGRLIPHPDPAKGLSFWKTWHESLARQGIDMIKVDSQSSLVQFVQGQLPLGRAAAGLHQSLEASAALFFDGRLINCMGMAQENVWNRGNTAISRNSDDFYPSKPDWFREHALQNAYNSVYHGTLYWGDWDMWWTSHDDSVSHAVLRAVSGGPVYISDPVGTTDASKLRPLIYSNGRVLRADRPGLPTEDCLFTNPVEQPVPLKVWNRSGDCGLLAAFHLHSEAETVSGKLRIGDVPGLAEERYAVLDHFNRQAFNLDQTASHAFSVERGQPALFAVVPYRDGIACFGLVDKYVSPAAIESCWSANGRTVLALREGGLLGFACDTEPAAVLINGEHAKVQRESGFYTVDCADSKGSSVLVEIMLA; translated from the coding sequence ATGAACGATTTTCACGATAAGAATGGTTTCGGCCTGCTGAACCCGATTGCGCTGTCCGTTACGCTGGATAACGGCAAACGGCCTTCGTTTCAAGCCGGCGGTTGGAGTGACGGGCCTTCCGGCACGGATGCGCTCGGCGATTACCGGACACGGACGCTGGCCTTCCGCGGAGAGGAAGAAAGCGATTCAATCACGTTAGAGCTGAAATGTTACGCCAGCACTGTCCTCGCTTATGTATCCGTCCAGCTGAAGCAAGATGTTTTCGGCGTCACGCATGCGCTTGCTCCAGAAGCCGGTCTCCGCTTCTCGGTCAGCGATCCCGTCGGTGCGGAAGGCATCCTGGCGCATTATAACCACTATAAATGGTGGACGCGCCCTTATATTGCGGAGGGAACGAGCGCTTTGCCAGCACAGACGCAGACGCTGCTTTGGCGGGCCGGCGGACGTTACACCCAATTGTTCCCAGCCTGCTCAGATGTGTGCAAGACGACGCTCCAAGGCAACGGGGACGGGTTCGACATCGTCGTCTCCCCGCTTGTGCGCGGATTTCGCAGCGGACGCCAGCTGCTCTACGTGCTGAGCGAAAGCGACGCGTCGTATATTGCGGCGGAGCAAGCGGCGGCGGCAATGCTGCATGCCATGGACAAGCCTGTCCGCACGCGGGAGTCCAAATCGTATCCCGAAGCATTTGACTATTTGGGTTGGTGCACGTGGGACGCGTTCTATCACGAGGTTTCGGAGCATGGCATCGAAGCTAAAGCCGCCGAGCTGCAGGAGAAGGACGTTCCCGTCCGCTGGGTAATGATTGACGACGGCTGGTCCCCCGTGCGGGAGGACAAGACGTTATCTTCCCTCGGTGCGAACGCGGAGAAATTCCCGAATGGACTGCTTGCAACCGTCCGCTCGTTGAAGAATCATTATGGCGTCAAATGGGTCGGCGTCTGGCATGCTTTTACAGGTTATTGGCATGGGATCGAGCCGGGGAGCGAATTGGCAAGCGACATGCGAGATGTTTTATTCGCCGACCACGCGGGGCGCTTGATTCCACACCCGGATCCGGCGAAGGGGCTCTCTTTCTGGAAAACATGGCATGAAAGCCTTGCTCGTCAAGGTATCGATATGATCAAGGTCGACAGCCAGAGCTCGCTGGTTCAATTCGTTCAAGGTCAACTGCCGCTCGGGCGCGCGGCAGCGGGACTGCATCAATCGCTCGAAGCATCAGCTGCCCTATTCTTCGACGGACGTCTGATCAATTGCATGGGAATGGCCCAGGAGAACGTGTGGAATCGCGGCAATACGGCGATCTCGCGCAACAGTGACGATTTCTACCCGAGCAAGCCGGATTGGTTCCGGGAGCATGCGCTGCAGAACGCCTACAATTCCGTCTATCACGGCACGTTGTATTGGGGCGATTGGGACATGTGGTGGACGTCGCATGATGACAGCGTGAGCCATGCCGTGCTGCGTGCCGTCAGCGGCGGTCCGGTGTATATCAGCGATCCCGTCGGCACGACCGATGCCTCGAAGCTTCGGCCGCTCATCTATTCGAATGGTCGCGTCCTGCGCGCCGACCGCCCGGGACTCCCGACTGAAGACTGCCTGTTCACGAACCCCGTGGAACAGCCCGTGCCGCTCAAAGTTTGGAATCGCTCCGGCGATTGCGGCCTGCTTGCGGCTTTCCACCTTCATAGCGAGGCAGAAACGGTTAGCGGCAAGCTGCGGATCGGCGATGTCCCGGGTCTCGCGGAAGAACGTTATGCCGTGCTGGATCACTTCAACCGCCAAGCGTTCAATCTGGACCAGACAGCTTCACATGCCTTCTCCGTCGAACGCGGGCAGCCTGCGTTGTTCGCAGTCGTTCCGTATCGGGACGGCATCGCCTGCTTCGGCCTCGTCGACAAATACGTCTCGCCTGCCGCGATTGAATCGTGCTGGTCAGCGAACGGACGAACCGTCCTTGCGCTGCGCGAAGGCGGCCTGCTCGGATTCGCCTGCGATACGGAACCTGCAGCCGTCCTTATCAATGGCGAGCATGCGAAAGTCCAACGTGAATCCGGGTTCTACACGGTGGATTGCGCCGATTCGAAAGGCAGCAGCGTGCTGGTTGAAATTATGTTGGCCTAG